In one Littorina saxatilis isolate snail1 unplaced genomic scaffold, US_GU_Lsax_2.0 scaffold_2359, whole genome shotgun sequence genomic region, the following are encoded:
- the LOC138955893 gene encoding uncharacterized protein, with product MPSPPSPIHHPMPSPPSPIHHPMPSPPSPIHHPMPSPPSPIHHPMPSPPSPIHHPMPSPPSPIHHPMPSPPSPIHHPMPSPPSPIHHPMPSPPSPIHHPMPSPPSPIHHPMPSPPSPIHHPMPSPPSPIHHPMPSPPSPIDHPMPSLPSPIHHPMTSPPSPIHHPMPSPPSPIHHPMPSPPSPIHHPMPSPPSPIHHPMPSPPSPIHRPMPSPPSPIHHPMPSQPSPIHHPMPSPPPPIHHPMPSPPSPIHHHMPSPLSPIHRPMPSPPSPFHHPMPSPPSPIHHPMPRPPSPIHHPMPSPPSLIHHPMP from the coding sequence aTGCCCAGTCCgccctcccccatccaccaccctaTGCCCAGTCCgccctcccccatccaccaccctaTGCCCAGTCCgccctcccccatccaccaccctaTGCCCAGTCCgccctcccccatccaccaccctaTGCCCAGTCCgccctcccccatccaccaccctaTGCCCAGTCCgccctcccccatccaccaccctaTGCCCAGTCCgccctcccccatccaccaccctaTGCCCAGTCCgccctcccccatccaccaccctaTGCCCAGTCCgccctcccccatccaccaccctaTGCCCAGTCCgccctcccccatccaccaccctaTGCCCAGTCCgccctcccccatccaccaccctaTGCCCAGTCCgccctcccccatccaccaccctaTGCCCAGTCCGCCCTCCCCCATCGACCACCCTATGCCCAGTCTgccctcccccatccaccaccccaTGACCAGTCCgccctcccccatccaccaccccaTGCCCAGTCCgccctcccccatccaccaccctaTGCCCAGTCCgccctcccccatccaccaccctaTGCCCAGTCCGCCCTCCCCCATTCACCACCCTATGCCCAGTCCGCCCTCCCCCATCCACCGCCCTATGCCCAGTCCgccctcccccatccaccaccctaTGCCCAGTCAGCCTTCCCCAATCCACCACCCTATGCCCAGTCCGCCtccccccatccaccaccctaTGCCCAGTCCgccctcccccatccaccaccatATGCCCAGTCCGCTCTCCCCCATCCACCGCCCTATGCCCAGTCCGCCCTCCCCCTTCCACCACCCTATGCCCAGTCCGCCCTCCCCCATTCACCACCCTATGCCCAGGCCgccctcccccatccaccaccctaTGCCCAGTCCGCCCTCCCTCATCCACCACCCTATGCCCA